One Kitasatospora sp. MAP12-44 DNA segment encodes these proteins:
- a CDS encoding ABC transporter permease — MNGVWALARLEILRVFRNRRVLFFSVLYPTLLFVVIGGSAKGTIGDVPVRNYYMVAMALFGALGAALMNNAQKIAQERSDGWIKQLKLTTLPGNGYVVAKIASAAMVTLPAIVVVFVVGGVMGVHLSAAVWVEATLIIWFASFAFTALGIAIGYAIPQDSVQLISMITYFVMAILGGLWFTLGSGALADVGKVLPSYSARDYVMHRVSGLDGNATDLVVIALWVVGAIAFAGYVYQRDAKIDE; from the coding sequence ATGAACGGCGTGTGGGCGCTGGCCCGGCTGGAGATCCTGCGGGTGTTCCGCAACCGGCGGGTGCTGTTCTTCTCGGTGCTCTATCCGACGCTGCTCTTCGTGGTGATCGGCGGCAGCGCGAAGGGCACCATCGGCGACGTCCCGGTGCGCAACTACTACATGGTCGCGATGGCCCTGTTCGGCGCGCTGGGCGCGGCGCTGATGAACAACGCGCAGAAGATCGCCCAGGAGCGCAGCGACGGCTGGATCAAGCAGCTCAAGCTGACCACCCTGCCGGGCAACGGCTACGTGGTGGCGAAGATCGCCTCGGCGGCGATGGTCACGCTGCCCGCCATCGTGGTGGTCTTCGTGGTCGGCGGCGTGATGGGGGTGCACCTGTCGGCCGCGGTCTGGGTGGAGGCCACGCTGATCATCTGGTTCGCCTCGTTCGCCTTCACCGCGCTGGGCATCGCGATCGGCTATGCGATTCCGCAGGACAGCGTGCAGCTGATCTCGATGATCACGTACTTCGTGATGGCGATCCTGGGCGGGCTCTGGTTCACCCTCGGCAGCGGGGCGCTGGCCGACGTCGGCAAGGTGCTGCCCAGCTACTCGGCGCGTGACTACGTGATGCACCGGGTCAGTGGGCTGGACGGAAACGCCACCGACCTGGTGGTGATCGCCCTCTGGGTGGTGGGCGCGATCGCCTTCGCGGGCTACGTCTACCAGCGGGACGCCAAGATCGACGAGTGA
- a CDS encoding antibiotic biosynthesis monooxygenase, producing MSKIGLRVRIEAKPEHAEAVAALLRSALTLAEQEELTVSWFAFRESETVFGVFDTFDGEDGREAHLNGRIANALLEIVPTHLAAAPEIKKVDLLAVKRG from the coding sequence ATGTCGAAGATCGGTCTGCGGGTCCGGATCGAGGCCAAGCCCGAGCACGCCGAGGCGGTGGCCGCCCTGCTGCGGAGCGCGCTGACGCTCGCCGAGCAGGAGGAGCTGACGGTCAGCTGGTTCGCGTTCCGGGAGAGCGAGACGGTGTTCGGCGTCTTCGACACCTTTGACGGCGAGGACGGCCGCGAGGCGCACCTGAACGGCCGGATCGCCAACGCCCTGCTCGAGATCGTGCCGACCCACCTCGCCGCCGCCCCCGAGATCAAGAAGGTCGACCTGCTGGCCGTCAAGCGCGGCTGA
- a CDS encoding helix-turn-helix domain-containing protein: MRIAVLALDGVFDSGLASVLDVLQCANDLRGQLPQPPPPFEVSTVGFERQVRTGAGHLVPAEPVDRVDRVDRVDRADRVGGCDLLLVPAVAERDPQALVELVSGPGTLAARELLARAQGRGTALASACAGTFLLAEAGVLDGRSATTTWWLAPLFRRRYPLVTLDQTRMVTSSGGVTTAGAAFGHVDLALSVVRRRSPALCDLVARYLVVDERPSQASYTLPSALAASDPTVSAFERWARERLHEPLDVGAAARALGVSERTLQRATAGALGTSPVRFVQDLRVEQASHLLRTTDLGIEAIARRVGYQNANTLRVLLRSRAGLTAGQLRRG, encoded by the coding sequence ATGCGAATAGCCGTACTCGCCCTCGACGGTGTCTTCGACTCGGGCCTCGCCTCCGTGCTCGATGTCCTCCAGTGCGCCAACGACCTGCGCGGGCAACTGCCGCAACCGCCGCCGCCCTTCGAGGTGAGCACCGTCGGCTTCGAGCGCCAGGTGCGCACCGGGGCCGGGCATTTGGTGCCGGCCGAGCCGGTGGACCGGGTGGACCGGGTGGACCGGGTGGACCGTGCGGACCGGGTGGGCGGCTGTGACCTGCTGCTGGTGCCGGCCGTCGCCGAGCGCGATCCGCAGGCGCTGGTCGAGCTCGTCTCGGGACCCGGCACCCTGGCCGCGCGCGAGCTGCTGGCGCGGGCGCAGGGCCGGGGCACCGCGCTCGCCTCGGCCTGTGCGGGCACCTTCCTGCTCGCCGAGGCGGGCGTGCTGGACGGCCGGAGCGCCACCACGACGTGGTGGCTGGCCCCGCTCTTCCGCCGGCGCTACCCGCTGGTGACGCTCGACCAGACCCGGATGGTGACCAGCTCCGGCGGCGTGACCACGGCCGGCGCGGCCTTCGGGCACGTGGACCTCGCGCTGTCGGTGGTCCGCCGCCGTAGTCCCGCGCTCTGCGACCTGGTGGCGCGCTACCTGGTGGTGGACGAGCGGCCGTCCCAGGCCAGTTACACCCTGCCGAGCGCGCTGGCCGCGAGCGATCCCACGGTCAGTGCTTTCGAGCGCTGGGCGCGCGAGCGGCTGCACGAGCCGTTGGACGTCGGAGCGGCGGCCCGCGCGCTCGGGGTCAGCGAGCGCACGCTGCAGCGGGCGACCGCCGGGGCGCTGGGGACGTCGCCGGTTCGCTTCGTCCAGGACCTGCGGGTCGAGCAGGCCTCGCACCTGCTGCGCACCACCGACCTGGGGATCGAGGCGATCGCCCGCCGGGTGGGTTACCAGAACGCCAACACGCTGCGCGTGCTGCTGCGTTCCCGGGCTGGGCTGACGGCCGGTCAGCTGCGCCGGGGCTGA
- a CDS encoding cupin domain-containing protein, with the protein MNDASPTPSPASTVSVVAPDAGEVIQLGPARMRILEDGGTTSHRLGIGEITLAPHSAGPPQHRHSDHDEGFYVVSGTAVFTVGHDEYEAPTGTLVMVPPGVPHTFANPGDQPVVLLNTFTPDLYVQYFRDLRDTLAEHGELTTQATIETMSRYATTPATNYA; encoded by the coding sequence ATGAACGATGCCTCGCCCACTCCATCACCCGCCTCGACCGTCTCGGTTGTCGCACCCGACGCAGGCGAGGTGATCCAGCTGGGCCCGGCCCGGATGCGCATCCTGGAGGACGGCGGCACGACCTCGCACCGTCTCGGCATCGGCGAGATCACCCTCGCCCCGCACAGCGCCGGCCCGCCCCAGCACCGGCACTCCGACCACGACGAGGGCTTCTACGTCGTCTCCGGCACAGCCGTGTTCACCGTCGGCCACGACGAGTACGAAGCGCCGACGGGCACGCTGGTCATGGTCCCACCGGGCGTCCCGCACACCTTCGCCAACCCCGGCGACCAGCCGGTCGTCCTGCTCAACACCTTCACCCCGGACCTGTACGTGCAGTACTTCCGCGACCTGCGCGACACCCTCGCCGAGCACGGCGAACTGACCACGCAGGCCACCATCGAGACCATGAGCCGCTACGCCACCACCCCCGCCACCAACTACGCCTGA
- a CDS encoding TetR/AcrR family transcriptional regulator: MTMPSTAGRMNQKLRTRSAILQAAAELSRTGREVTMPEIAKAALVSEATAYRYFPDLVSLLLEAIADQLPVPTEALAPVAHSKDPAERVAFATDFLLRHVLARQGVVRAMIAGTVARPGQNPRPGLRFGLIDHALAAESIGAPDPATLVQLKCGLAVVVSAEALFNLMDLYGLDSEQAITSLTSTAASLTRAALQS; this comes from the coding sequence ATGACCATGCCGAGCACCGCGGGTCGCATGAACCAGAAACTGCGCACCCGCAGCGCGATCCTGCAGGCCGCGGCCGAACTGAGTCGCACCGGGCGCGAGGTGACCATGCCCGAGATCGCCAAGGCGGCCCTGGTCTCGGAGGCCACCGCCTACCGCTACTTCCCCGACCTGGTCAGTCTGCTGCTGGAGGCCATCGCCGATCAGCTCCCCGTCCCGACAGAGGCACTCGCGCCGGTCGCGCACTCCAAGGACCCGGCGGAGCGCGTCGCCTTCGCGACCGACTTCCTGCTGCGCCACGTGCTGGCCCGGCAGGGCGTGGTCCGCGCCATGATCGCGGGCACGGTCGCCCGCCCCGGGCAGAACCCCCGCCCGGGGCTGCGCTTCGGCCTGATCGACCACGCGCTCGCCGCGGAGTCCATCGGAGCCCCCGACCCCGCCACGCTGGTGCAGCTCAAGTGCGGTCTCGCCGTCGTCGTCAGCGCCGAGGCGCTCTTCAATCTGATGGACCTGTACGGACTGGACTCGGAGCAGGCCATCACCAGCCTGACCTCCACCGCGGCGAGCCTCACCCGAGCCGCCCTGCAGTCCTGA
- a CDS encoding phosphatidylinositol-specific phospholipase C yields the protein MDLTDARFGRRSFARSALVLGAAGLGLTRATSRARAADLPTGAGLPGGADWMGALAGGGYLSQLTIPGTHDTCSRYGGALTQTQTLAVPDQLAAGVRFLDMRCRLINGVFAIHHGPIFQQIFFGDVLNLCQAFLAQHPGETVLMRVKQEYSTASDADFAAVFAGYQAKWQGLLWAENRIPQLGEVRGRIVVLADSSGLPGIPWGGASTDIEDDYDIGTIFEIASRKWPEVSAHLDAARASTDSQKLYITFTTSSGWGLWPQQAAEAMAPRISGYLAGLNAAARPLLGTVPMDFVTPATVQPFYALNFGA from the coding sequence ATGGACTTGACGGATGCTCGGTTCGGTCGGCGGTCCTTCGCCCGGTCGGCGCTGGTGCTGGGTGCGGCGGGGCTCGGACTCACCCGCGCGACCAGCCGGGCGCGGGCGGCCGACCTGCCCACTGGGGCTGGCCTTCCCGGCGGGGCCGACTGGATGGGGGCTCTCGCCGGCGGCGGCTACCTGTCGCAGCTGACCATCCCCGGGACGCATGACACCTGCTCGCGTTACGGCGGGGCGCTCACGCAGACCCAGACGCTCGCCGTGCCGGACCAACTCGCGGCGGGCGTACGGTTCCTGGACATGCGATGCCGGCTGATCAACGGAGTCTTCGCGATCCACCACGGCCCGATCTTCCAGCAGATCTTCTTCGGCGACGTGCTCAACCTCTGCCAGGCGTTCCTGGCGCAGCACCCGGGGGAGACCGTGCTGATGCGGGTCAAGCAGGAGTACTCGACCGCCTCCGACGCGGACTTCGCCGCCGTCTTCGCGGGCTACCAGGCCAAGTGGCAGGGCCTGTTGTGGGCCGAGAACCGGATCCCGCAGCTCGGCGAGGTGCGCGGACGGATCGTGGTGCTGGCGGACAGCTCCGGCCTGCCGGGCATCCCGTGGGGTGGCGCGTCCACCGACATCGAGGACGACTACGACATCGGCACCATCTTCGAGATCGCCTCCCGCAAGTGGCCCGAGGTCTCCGCCCATCTGGACGCGGCGCGCGCCTCGACCGACTCGCAGAAGCTGTACATCACCTTCACCACCTCCTCGGGCTGGGGCCTGTGGCCGCAGCAGGCGGCCGAGGCGATGGCGCCCCGGATCAGCGGCTACCTCGCGGGCTTGAACGCCGCCGCCCGGCCGCTGCTCGGCACGGTGCCGATGGACTTCGTCACCCCGGCCACCGTCCAGCCCTTCTACGCCCTGAACTTCGGCGCGTAG
- a CDS encoding transposase has product MFADDHLKRMEEILRDVCADIEVKLAELVRHYWRAQKLWSGSSYAGSADGAPISVLRRYIEQQNRPA; this is encoded by the coding sequence GTGTTCGCTGACGACCATCTCAAGCGCATGGAAGAGATTTTGCGAGACGTGTGCGCGGACATCGAAGTGAAGTTGGCCGAACTGGTCCGCCACTACTGGCGCGCACAGAAACTGTGGTCCGGCTCGTCCTACGCGGGCTCAGCCGACGGCGCGCCAATCAGCGTCCTCCGCCGATACATCGAGCAACAGAACCGCCCCGCCTGA
- a CDS encoding RNA-guided endonuclease TnpB family protein, which translates to MQLRYSFRLYPTAGQRSSLAQAFGCARVVFNDALRAREEARAAGLPFPKAAELSKRLTEVKKTPERAWLGEVSAVVLQQSLRDLETAYGNFFASLKGTRKGPKIKPPRFKSRKDNRQAVRFTANARWSITEGGKLNLPKIGPVPVRWSRALPSTPSTVTVVKDAAGRYFASFVVETDPDLLPTTNAAVGIDLGLTHFAVLSDGRKIDSPKFLRRAEKKLKRAQQALSRKARGSSNRDKARVKVARAHARVADARREFHHQLSTVLVRENQVLAVETLSVNGLTRTRLAKSVHDAGWSAFVDMLEYKASRHGRELIRIGRFEPTSQVCSHCGIKDGPKPLQVREWTCGDCGTVHDRDVNAARNIAKAAGLAVSACGAQVRPGLVPAPRGEAGTHPDAARSARSVEGITGLQAG; encoded by the coding sequence ATGCAGCTTCGGTACAGCTTCCGCCTGTATCCGACGGCTGGTCAGCGGTCCTCTCTGGCCCAGGCGTTCGGGTGTGCCCGTGTCGTCTTCAACGATGCGCTGCGGGCTCGTGAGGAGGCGCGGGCCGCCGGGCTGCCGTTCCCGAAGGCAGCCGAGCTTTCCAAACGGTTGACGGAGGTGAAGAAGACTCCGGAACGGGCGTGGTTGGGCGAGGTGTCCGCCGTGGTGCTGCAACAGTCGCTCAGGGATCTGGAGACCGCGTACGGCAACTTCTTCGCCAGTCTCAAGGGCACCCGCAAGGGGCCGAAGATCAAGCCACCCCGGTTCAAGTCTAGGAAGGACAACCGGCAGGCCGTCAGGTTCACTGCGAACGCCCGGTGGTCGATCACCGAGGGGGGAAAGCTCAACTTGCCGAAGATCGGCCCCGTGCCGGTCCGCTGGTCCCGTGCGCTGCCGTCCACCCCGTCCACCGTGACCGTGGTCAAGGACGCCGCCGGAAGGTACTTCGCCTCCTTCGTCGTGGAGACCGACCCCGACCTGTTGCCGACGACGAACGCGGCGGTGGGTATCGACCTGGGCCTGACCCACTTCGCGGTCCTGTCGGACGGCCGGAAGATCGACTCACCGAAGTTCCTGCGCCGCGCGGAGAAGAAGCTCAAGCGTGCGCAGCAGGCCCTGTCCCGCAAGGCCAGGGGCAGCAGCAACCGCGACAAGGCCAGGGTCAAGGTCGCGCGGGCACACGCCCGCGTGGCCGACGCCCGGCGGGAGTTCCACCACCAGCTGTCCACCGTCCTCGTGCGCGAAAATCAAGTGCTCGCGGTCGAGACGCTCTCGGTCAATGGACTCACCCGGACCCGCCTGGCCAAGTCGGTGCATGACGCTGGATGGTCCGCGTTCGTTGACATGCTGGAGTACAAGGCCAGCCGCCACGGACGCGAGCTGATCCGGATCGGTCGGTTCGAGCCGACCTCTCAGGTCTGCTCGCATTGCGGGATCAAGGACGGCCCCAAGCCCCTCCAGGTCCGCGAGTGGACCTGTGGGGACTGCGGGACCGTCCACGACCGGGACGTCAACGCAGCCCGGAACATAGCCAAGGCCGCAGGACTTGCGGTCTCAGCCTGTGGAGCGCAGGTAAGACCAGGACTCGTCCCGGCGCCGCGCGGTGAAGCAGGAACCCACCCGGACGCCGCGCGCTCCGCGCGCAGCGTGGAGGGAATCACCGGCCTTCAGGCCGGTTGA
- a CDS encoding S4 domain-containing protein, with the protein MATDEGTVRVDSWIWSVRLTKTRALAAAACRAGHVRVNGERVKPAQAVRPGDEVRMRQDGRERIVVVKDTVRKRVGAAVAVECFIDNSPPPPAHGDAAPSGLRDRGTGRPTKRDRRDLERLHQNPAN; encoded by the coding sequence ATGGCTACAGACGAGGGAACCGTTCGGGTCGACAGCTGGATCTGGTCCGTCCGGCTCACCAAGACGCGCGCGCTGGCCGCGGCCGCCTGCCGGGCCGGCCATGTGCGGGTCAACGGCGAGCGCGTCAAACCCGCCCAGGCGGTGCGCCCCGGAGACGAGGTGCGGATGCGCCAGGACGGGCGCGAGCGGATCGTCGTCGTCAAGGACACCGTGCGCAAGCGGGTCGGGGCGGCCGTCGCCGTGGAGTGCTTCATCGACAACAGCCCGCCGCCGCCCGCGCACGGGGACGCCGCGCCCAGCGGTCTGCGCGACCGCGGCACCGGCCGCCCGACCAAGCGCGACCGGCGCGATCTGGAGCGGCTGCACCAGAACCCCGCCAATTGA
- a CDS encoding glutamate ABC transporter substrate-binding protein, whose translation MALPATSSPAAEAGRPSGAVRVAALQAPAAPASDTCDPQASLTPSALPAPGAPMPAGSTMAKIQSRGRLIAAVDQTSYLWGYRDPGTGTLEGFDVDLVHAIAKALFGDPDKVEFRAVSSAQRLTAVASGEVDIAADSITMTCAREQQVAFSTDYYNDGQRLLVRTDSGAHDLADLAGRKVCAASGTTSIATLGQAVPAVVPVGVTDWTDCLVLLQLGQVDGISTDEHILQGLQAQDPQTEVVGPAFTFEPHGLAIAKQNSDFVRFTNAVLEQLRTGGGWQQLYTHWMGRFGQAAQQPAPHYLP comes from the coding sequence ATGGCACTGCCGGCCACCTCCTCGCCGGCGGCCGAGGCCGGACGCCCGTCCGGGGCGGTCAGGGTGGCCGCGCTGCAGGCCCCGGCGGCCCCGGCCTCGGACACCTGCGACCCGCAGGCCAGCCTGACGCCGAGCGCGTTGCCCGCGCCCGGTGCGCCGATGCCCGCCGGTTCGACCATGGCGAAGATCCAGAGCCGGGGGCGGCTGATCGCGGCCGTCGACCAGACGTCCTACCTCTGGGGCTATCGCGATCCCGGCACGGGGACACTGGAGGGCTTTGATGTCGACCTGGTGCACGCCATCGCGAAGGCGCTGTTCGGCGATCCCGACAAGGTGGAGTTCCGGGCCGTCAGTTCCGCGCAGCGGCTGACCGCGGTGGCCTCGGGTGAGGTCGACATCGCCGCCGACTCGATCACCATGACCTGCGCGCGCGAGCAGCAGGTCGCGTTCAGCACCGACTACTACAACGACGGCCAGCGGCTGCTGGTGCGCACCGACTCCGGCGCCCACGACCTCGCCGACCTCGCCGGTCGCAAGGTCTGCGCGGCGAGTGGGACCACCTCGATCGCCACCCTGGGACAGGCAGTCCCGGCGGTGGTGCCGGTGGGGGTCACCGACTGGACGGACTGCCTGGTACTGCTCCAACTCGGCCAGGTGGACGGCATTTCCACCGACGAGCACATCCTCCAGGGGCTCCAGGCGCAGGACCCGCAGACCGAAGTGGTCGGCCCGGCCTTCACCTTCGAGCCGCACGGGCTGGCGATCGCGAAGCAGAACAGTGACTTCGTCCGCTTCACCAACGCCGTCCTGGAGCAGCTGCGCACGGGCGGCGGCTGGCAGCAGCTCTACACGCACTGGATGGGGCGCTTCGGTCAGGCGGCGCAGCAGCCGGCGCCGCACTACCTGCCGTAA
- a CDS encoding GH92 family glycosyl hydrolase, whose product MSRSLRTLLLAGALLAAVTLTPTATAVAAADSAVVADPASLVDPFVGTGSGGAVVGQVDTFPGADVPFGMLQWSPDTPSRPPGGGYNTTDSSITGFSLTHLSGPGCAIAGDFPFLPLTGALPADPGSATAAFDHTSETAHPGSYATTAGGVRTELAVTARTGVGRFTFPATDQAQLLVKAAASENGGSAAAFSTVGDHEITGSVTSGHFCGQPDTYTVHFAAVFDRPFTASGTWGGQSPATERVSVGSGSVTVSGVQQPAAKQLTGKQLTARQNTAAASGVVAGGWLTFDTRSNPVVGMRVAVSYVSTQGAEANLRSDSGSWDVNQVAAQARALWNRRLRGISIAGGTRTQQATFYTALYHSLLHPNLFSDADGRYPGFDGAIHTAPPGHAQYSNFSGWDIYRSQVPLLAQLAPDETSDMATSLLNDADQGGWLPKWPVANGYTGVMNGDPADPILADAYAFGARGFDAGHALQAMVHGAENTSGAPGQGWYAERPHGADYLAKGYVPNVGSDSISPVPNGASETLEYAIADFSIDQLATALGQSDTAARFQQRSQNWADLFDTATGYIQPRDADGAFPAGPPVQTSGGFGQSGFQEGNAAQYTWMVPQNLRGLINGMGGDQAATARLDDYFTQLNAGPNQPYHWQGNEPAFDTPWVYDSLGQPWKTQSTVRSIMDSLYSPTPGGEPGNDDLGAMSSWYVWAALGVYPQTPGVPLLVLGSPLFPHAVLHGPGGHDLTINAAGTGGTYVQRLAVDGHASSRTWVDLSRTHRLDFTLGATPDTHWGAGPGDAPPSYGSGQPAFPPSTRAALTAAPGQVRIAPGASATVQVTVDNTAGSAPATVSWQATAPTGLSAGPAGATVTAAPGAGAATPVTLTAAAGTATGYYQVALTAQAGNGAVLARTHLLVTVAQPGQTIPTAYVSNYSDNTVTPVDTRTRNAGPPITVGNGPDGMATADGRLFVANNNTNDVTVVDLTSNAVTATVKVGTTAADVAPTPDQKTVWVSDFGDGTVQPIDTATLTAGPPIKVGGQPERLRVRPGGGELWVADQGDGTVSVVDLATRAVTRTIAVGAAPFGIAFTPDGSRAYVTDNGAGTVSVIDTADYQVVATVPVGSSPEYVAVAPYGRTAYVAASGAGGVTPIDTATDTAGALIPTGAGTYALAFAPDGSALWAVDSNVNDVRPVDPATGTAGPPVTVGNVPDGVTVTG is encoded by the coding sequence GTGTCCCGCTCCCTGCGCACGCTCCTGCTGGCCGGCGCCCTGCTGGCCGCCGTCACGCTCACCCCGACCGCGACCGCCGTCGCCGCGGCGGACTCCGCCGTGGTCGCCGACCCGGCCTCGCTGGTCGACCCGTTCGTCGGCACCGGCAGTGGCGGCGCCGTGGTCGGGCAGGTGGACACCTTTCCCGGCGCGGACGTGCCGTTCGGCATGCTGCAGTGGAGTCCTGACACACCGTCACGCCCACCGGGCGGCGGCTACAACACGACGGACTCCTCGATCACCGGCTTCAGCCTCACCCACCTCTCCGGGCCGGGCTGCGCCATCGCCGGCGACTTCCCCTTCCTCCCGCTGACCGGCGCCCTGCCGGCCGACCCCGGTTCGGCGACGGCGGCCTTCGACCACACCTCGGAGACCGCCCACCCGGGCTCGTACGCGACCACCGCCGGGGGCGTGCGCACCGAGCTGGCCGTCACCGCGCGGACGGGCGTCGGCCGCTTCACCTTCCCCGCGACCGACCAGGCGCAGCTGCTGGTGAAGGCCGCCGCCAGCGAGAACGGCGGCTCGGCCGCCGCGTTCAGCACCGTCGGCGACCACGAGATCACCGGCTCCGTCACCAGCGGCCACTTCTGCGGCCAACCCGACACCTACACCGTGCACTTCGCCGCCGTCTTCGACCGCCCGTTCACCGCCTCCGGCACCTGGGGCGGCCAGTCCCCGGCCACCGAGCGGGTCAGCGTGGGCAGCGGCAGCGTGACGGTCAGCGGCGTCCAGCAGCCTGCTGCCAAGCAGTTGACGGGCAAGCAATTGACGGCGCGTCAGAACACTGCTGCGGCAAGCGGTGTGGTGGCTGGCGGCTGGCTGACCTTCGACACCCGCAGCAACCCGGTGGTCGGCATGCGGGTCGCGGTCTCCTACGTCAGCACCCAGGGCGCCGAGGCTAATCTGCGCAGCGACAGCGGCAGTTGGGACGTCAACCAGGTGGCCGCACAGGCGAGGGCGCTGTGGAACCGCCGACTGCGCGGCATCTCCATCGCCGGTGGCACCCGCACCCAGCAGGCCACCTTCTACACCGCGCTCTACCACTCGCTGCTGCACCCGAACCTGTTCAGCGACGCGGACGGCCGCTACCCGGGCTTCGACGGCGCGATCCACACCGCCCCGCCGGGCCACGCCCAGTACAGCAACTTCTCCGGCTGGGACATCTACCGCTCCCAGGTGCCGCTGCTGGCCCAACTGGCGCCCGACGAGACCAGCGACATGGCGACCTCGCTGCTCAACGACGCCGACCAGGGCGGCTGGCTGCCCAAGTGGCCGGTGGCCAACGGCTACACAGGCGTGATGAACGGCGACCCGGCCGATCCGATCCTGGCCGATGCCTACGCCTTCGGCGCCCGCGGCTTCGACGCCGGCCACGCGCTGCAGGCCATGGTGCACGGCGCGGAGAACACCAGCGGCGCGCCCGGTCAGGGCTGGTACGCCGAACGTCCGCACGGAGCCGACTACTTGGCCAAGGGCTATGTGCCCAACGTCGGCTCCGACTCGATCAGCCCGGTGCCCAACGGAGCATCGGAGACGCTGGAATACGCGATCGCCGACTTCTCGATCGATCAACTGGCCACCGCACTGGGCCAGTCGGACACCGCCGCCAGGTTCCAGCAGCGCTCGCAGAACTGGGCCGACCTCTTCGACACCGCCACCGGCTACATCCAACCGCGCGACGCCGACGGCGCCTTCCCCGCCGGTCCGCCCGTGCAGACCAGCGGCGGCTTCGGGCAGAGCGGCTTCCAGGAGGGCAACGCGGCGCAGTACACCTGGATGGTCCCGCAGAACCTGCGCGGCCTGATCAACGGCATGGGCGGCGACCAGGCCGCCACCGCCCGGCTGGACGACTACTTCACCCAGCTCAACGCCGGTCCCAACCAGCCCTACCACTGGCAGGGCAACGAGCCGGCCTTCGACACCCCGTGGGTGTACGACAGCCTCGGGCAGCCCTGGAAGACCCAGTCCACCGTCCGGTCCATCATGGACTCGCTCTACTCCCCCACCCCGGGCGGCGAGCCCGGCAACGACGACCTCGGCGCGATGAGCTCGTGGTACGTCTGGGCGGCGCTCGGCGTCTACCCGCAGACCCCGGGCGTGCCGCTGCTGGTGCTCGGCAGCCCGCTCTTCCCGCACGCCGTGCTGCACGGCCCCGGCGGCCACGACCTGACGATCAACGCGGCTGGCACCGGCGGAACTTACGTCCAGCGGCTGGCCGTGGACGGACATGCCTCCTCCCGTACCTGGGTCGACCTGAGCCGAACCCACCGGCTGGACTTCACCCTCGGCGCCACCCCGGACACCCACTGGGGCGCCGGCCCGGGCGACGCCCCGCCCTCCTACGGCTCCGGTCAGCCCGCCTTCCCGCCGAGCACGCGCGCCGCGCTGACCGCCGCGCCCGGGCAGGTCAGGATCGCCCCCGGCGCCAGCGCGACGGTGCAGGTCACCGTCGACAACACGGCCGGCAGCGCCCCCGCCACCGTCAGCTGGCAGGCCACCGCGCCGACGGGCCTGAGCGCCGGCCCGGCCGGTGCGACCGTGACCGCCGCGCCCGGCGCCGGCGCCGCCACGCCCGTCACCCTCACCGCCGCCGCGGGCACGGCGACCGGCTACTACCAGGTCGCGCTCACCGCGCAGGCCGGCAACGGCGCCGTGCTGGCGCGCACCCACCTGCTGGTCACCGTCGCCCAACCCGGCCAGACCATCCCGACCGCCTACGTCTCCAACTACAGCGACAACACCGTCACTCCGGTGGACACCCGCACCCGCAACGCCGGGCCGCCGATCACCGTCGGCAACGGCCCCGACGGCATGGCGACGGCCGACGGCCGGCTCTTCGTCGCCAACAACAACACCAACGACGTCACCGTGGTCGACCTCACCAGCAACGCCGTCACCGCCACCGTCAAGGTCGGCACCACCGCCGCCGACGTCGCGCCCACCCCGGACCAGAAGACCGTCTGGGTCAGCGACTTCGGCGACGGAACGGTCCAGCCGATCGACACCGCCACACTCACCGCCGGCCCGCCGATCAAGGTCGGCGGCCAGCCCGAACGGCTGCGGGTGCGCCCCGGCGGCGGCGAGCTGTGGGTCGCCGACCAGGGCGACGGCACGGTCAGCGTGGTCGACCTCGCCACCCGCGCGGTCACCCGCACCATCGCGGTCGGCGCCGCGCCCTTCGGCATCGCCTTCACCCCGGACGGCAGCCGCGCCTACGTCACCGACAACGGCGCCGGCACGGTGTCGGTGATCGACACGGCCGACTACCAGGTGGTCGCCACCGTGCCCGTCGGCTCCAGCCCGGAGTACGTCGCCGTCGCACCGTACGGCAGGACGGCCTATGTGGCGGCGAGCGGCGCCGGCGGCGTCACCCCGATCGACACGGCCACCGACACCGCCGGGGCGCTCATCCCCACCGGCGCCGGCACCTACGCGCTGGCCTTCGCCCCGGACGGCTCGGCGCTCTGGGCGGTGGACTCCAACGTCAACGACGTCCGCCCGGTGGACCCGGCCACCGGTACCGCCGGCCCGCCCGTCACGGTCGGCAACGTCCCCGACGGCGTCACCGTCACGGGCTGA